One segment of Haloplanus natans DSM 17983 DNA contains the following:
- a CDS encoding helix-turn-helix domain-containing protein encodes MQHDEVTEIERMGSVGDGDVSVFSFSGSFGDPSDGGVGDSFADVEGCRVEVLEVFGDETVYAMRWDPAVDPFFRLLDDHDGVVRRGTGTSDAWVFETCFPTQGAFAGFRSACTDGAFGAEVDRVYCPTRRGTGAWYGLTRRQHRTLELAVERGYYDIPRRCTTLELADELGISDQAVTERLRRGIVTFVTNALLLDHDE; translated from the coding sequence TTGCAACACGACGAGGTCACGGAAATCGAACGGATGGGCTCGGTGGGGGACGGTGACGTTTCGGTCTTCTCGTTCTCGGGGTCGTTCGGCGATCCGTCGGACGGGGGTGTCGGGGACTCGTTCGCCGACGTGGAGGGGTGTCGGGTCGAAGTGCTGGAGGTGTTCGGCGACGAGACGGTCTACGCGATGCGGTGGGATCCGGCGGTCGATCCGTTCTTCCGGCTGCTCGACGACCACGACGGCGTCGTCCGCCGCGGTACGGGGACGTCGGATGCCTGGGTCTTCGAGACGTGCTTTCCGACCCAAGGCGCGTTCGCTGGGTTCCGGTCGGCCTGTACCGACGGGGCGTTCGGAGCCGAGGTGGACCGTGTGTACTGCCCGACCAGACGCGGAACCGGTGCCTGGTACGGGCTGACACGGAGACAGCATCGAACGCTCGAACTCGCGGTCGAACGGGGGTATTACGACATCCCGCGTCGCTGTACGACCCTCGAACTCGCCGACGAACTCGGCATCTCCGATCAAGCCGTCACCGAACGACTGCGTCGGGGTATCGTGACGTTCGTGACCAACGCGTTGCTACTCGACCACGACGAGTGA
- a CDS encoding 23S rRNA (uridine(2552)-2'-O)-methyltransferase: MTGKDEYYNRSKQEGYRARSAYKLKQLDAEANLFDAGDSVVDLGAAPGGWLQVAAEAVGESGTVVGVDRQRIRSLDAATVETVRGDMTEERTVDHLHDTVGDAVDAVVSDMAPNMTGEYSVDHARSVHLARQAFDVARDLLAPGGDFVTKVFDGPDLADLRSDMEESFEYVRSIRPDASRDSSSELYLVAKGYLTAPVAAGDELVVEISDEGREGDGIARVDGFTVFVPDADVGEEVTVRIVDVKPRFAFAERLS, from the coding sequence ATGACGGGTAAAGACGAGTACTACAACCGCTCGAAACAGGAGGGCTACCGCGCCCGGTCGGCGTACAAACTCAAGCAACTCGACGCGGAAGCGAACCTCTTCGACGCCGGCGACAGCGTCGTCGACCTGGGGGCCGCCCCCGGTGGGTGGCTTCAGGTCGCCGCCGAAGCCGTCGGCGAGTCGGGCACGGTCGTCGGCGTCGACCGCCAGCGGATTCGGTCCCTCGACGCCGCGACCGTCGAGACGGTTCGTGGCGACATGACCGAAGAGCGGACGGTCGACCACCTCCACGATACCGTCGGCGACGCCGTCGACGCCGTCGTCTCCGACATGGCACCGAACATGACCGGCGAGTACTCCGTCGACCACGCCCGTTCCGTCCACCTCGCCCGGCAGGCGTTCGACGTGGCTCGCGACCTGCTCGCTCCCGGCGGCGACTTCGTCACGAAGGTGTTCGACGGCCCGGACCTCGCCGACCTCCGGAGCGACATGGAGGAGTCCTTCGAGTACGTACGCTCCATCCGGCCCGACGCCTCCCGGGACTCGTCGTCCGAACTCTACCTCGTCGCCAAGGGCTATCTCACGGCGCCGGTCGCCGCCGGCGACGAACTCGTCGTCGAAATCAGCGACGAGGGCCGCGAGGGCGACGGCATCGCCCGCGTCGACGGCTTCACCGTCTTCGTTCCGGACGCCGACGTGGGGGAGGAAGTGACGGTGCGAATCGTGGACGTGAAACCCCGATTCGCGTTCGCGGAACGGCTGTCGTAG
- a CDS encoding DUF7344 domain-containing protein, with the protein MTTSNVDRHDQATGEESRGNRHRPTEEHVDAMFGVLADARRRRVVRALRSSGGSVSVPTLAEALAGREPGDPDPDQLVVSLRHVHLPKLDAAGVVEYAPDRSRIRYDGPPLLERLLEQV; encoded by the coding sequence ATGACCACATCAAACGTCGATAGACACGACCAGGCGACGGGTGAGGAATCAAGGGGGAACCGACACCGACCGACCGAGGAGCACGTAGACGCGATGTTCGGCGTGCTCGCCGACGCACGTCGACGCCGCGTCGTGCGTGCCCTCCGGTCTTCCGGGGGCTCCGTCTCCGTGCCGACGCTCGCAGAGGCGCTGGCCGGACGCGAGCCCGGCGACCCGGACCCGGACCAGCTCGTCGTCTCGCTCCGACACGTCCACCTGCCGAAACTCGACGCGGCCGGCGTCGTCGAGTACGCACCCGATCGGTCACGGATCCGGTACGACGGTCCGCCGCTTCTCGAACGCCTGCTAGAGCAGGTCTGA